In the Pseudanabaena sp. PCC 7367 genome, one interval contains:
- a CDS encoding ATP-binding cassette domain-containing protein: protein MLEINHLSVNYGGIQALQSINLSIAPGEIVTLIGANGAGKTTTLRTISRLVNPSSGQILYQGRDITRYSAARVVKMGIAQSPEGRRVLARQTVLANLELGAYTRNDAQAIKADLEWQFSLFPRLAERRQQLAGTLSGGEQQMLAIARAMMSRPQLLLLDEPSLGLAPQIVRNIFEIIEELHQQGVTILLVEQNANLALQAADRGYVLEAGTITFEGNAKDLLTSDRIKQAYLG from the coding sequence CTGCTGGAAATCAACCACCTCAGCGTTAACTATGGTGGTATTCAGGCGTTGCAATCGATCAACCTGTCGATCGCCCCCGGTGAGATTGTGACCCTGATTGGAGCCAATGGCGCTGGCAAAACCACCACCCTGCGCACTATCTCTAGATTAGTTAATCCTAGCTCTGGCCAGATCCTCTATCAGGGGCGCGACATTACTCGCTACTCGGCCGCGCGGGTTGTCAAAATGGGGATCGCCCAGAGTCCAGAGGGGCGCAGAGTTTTGGCAAGGCAAACCGTATTAGCGAATTTAGAACTGGGGGCATATACCCGCAATGATGCCCAGGCGATCAAAGCAGATCTAGAATGGCAGTTCTCGCTTTTCCCTCGCTTAGCTGAACGCAGACAACAATTGGCTGGCACTCTCAGCGGTGGCGAACAACAAATGCTGGCGATCGCCAGGGCGATGATGAGTCGGCCTCAATTGCTGCTTCTGGATGAACCAAGCCTGGGGCTAGCCCCCCAGATTGTGCGGAATATTTTTGAAATTATTGAAGAGCTGCATCAACAAGGGGTGACGATCCTGCTGGTGGAACAAAATGCTAATTTGGCGCTGCAGGCCGCCGATCGCGGTTATGTTTTGGAAGCGGGCACAATTACTTTTGAGGGCAATGCCAAAGATCTACTAACCAGCGATCGAATCAAACAGGCATATCTTGGTTAA
- a CDS encoding GAF domain-containing sensor histidine kinase, whose protein sequence is MNTRNRDQNTASLAAETTPTAPSRGSLSIEEQQALIEAARKQANLYEKTQRQAERESLLRLVGNQIRSSLNLDSILQTAVREVRELLDTDRVVIYHFVEGWRGQVVVEEVIEPWSSILGEMGADNCFAGEYGQLYVEGRVRAIADIQTDPGLDECHANFLKALQVRANLVVPIIIKDQLWGLLLAHECRDERVWQEWEQKLLVQLADQMAIAIQQAELFATVRHTAERESILRLVSNQIRSSLNLSEIQKTVVREIRKLLDTDRVVIYQFQTEWDGKVVVEDVRSPWQSVMDKYVSDTCFTPERAQQYQKGRIKAINDIHTSELDQCHIDFLADLQVKANLVVPINIGDRLWGLLIAHECSSPREWLNTEIETLQQLGDQVAIAIQQAELYGEVQASAQRYQDQAEQLKLAIAQLRNTQMQIIQREKMQSLGQMAAGLAHEINNANNFVYANIPYAQNYVANLTQALDAYTTSYDDVPQVVARINEAVDLNYVCRDFPKILKSMQEGSTRIREIVGTFRTFANLNRAEFCQVELNASLDSSLAILNSRLLPDMVIVKKYGKSAQVEGYPAQLNQVFYNLLENAFDAIGSFGSITIETKAVQEDPTETNSGLNEHLREHVLIKIKDSGAGVPADLRDRIFDPFFTTKPVGSGRGLGLSICHDIVVNSHCGEIHYISEPGKKGFFQVKLPCQLPIQPEDPATLSED, encoded by the coding sequence ATGAATACCAGAAACCGCGATCAAAATACCGCATCTCTCGCTGCTGAAACCACACCAACTGCACCATCACGAGGCTCATTATCGATCGAAGAACAGCAAGCCCTGATCGAGGCGGCTCGTAAACAGGCCAATCTCTACGAAAAAACCCAACGACAGGCAGAGCGAGAGTCATTATTGCGATTGGTGGGCAACCAGATTCGTAGCTCATTGAACCTGGACTCGATTTTGCAAACCGCAGTGCGGGAGGTGCGGGAACTGCTTGACACCGATCGAGTGGTGATCTATCACTTCGTTGAAGGTTGGCGTGGCCAGGTAGTAGTCGAAGAGGTGATCGAGCCCTGGTCTTCGATCTTGGGTGAGATGGGTGCAGACAATTGCTTTGCCGGAGAATATGGGCAGTTATATGTAGAAGGTCGAGTCAGGGCGATCGCAGATATTCAAACCGATCCTGGCTTAGATGAATGTCATGCCAATTTCCTGAAGGCGCTGCAAGTCAGAGCCAATCTGGTAGTGCCAATTATTATTAAAGATCAATTATGGGGATTGCTGCTCGCCCATGAATGTCGAGATGAGCGGGTTTGGCAGGAATGGGAGCAAAAATTACTGGTGCAACTGGCTGACCAGATGGCGATCGCCATTCAACAGGCAGAATTGTTTGCCACGGTCAGGCATACCGCTGAACGAGAATCAATTTTGCGCCTGGTTAGTAATCAAATCCGCAGCTCATTGAACCTCAGTGAAATTCAAAAAACCGTAGTCCGTGAGATCCGCAAATTGCTGGACACCGATCGGGTCGTGATCTATCAATTCCAGACGGAGTGGGATGGCAAGGTGGTGGTTGAAGATGTGCGATCGCCCTGGCAATCGGTAATGGACAAATATGTCTCAGATACTTGCTTTACACCGGAGCGCGCCCAGCAATATCAAAAAGGCCGGATTAAGGCAATTAATGATATTCATACTTCAGAGCTTGATCAATGTCACATTGATTTTCTGGCAGACCTGCAAGTTAAGGCCAATCTAGTCGTACCGATCAATATTGGCGATCGGCTCTGGGGGTTGTTGATTGCCCACGAATGCAGTAGCCCCAGAGAATGGCTGAATACCGAAATCGAAACCCTACAGCAATTGGGAGATCAAGTGGCGATCGCCATCCAGCAGGCGGAGCTATATGGCGAGGTACAGGCTTCAGCACAGCGATATCAAGACCAGGCAGAGCAATTAAAGCTAGCGATCGCGCAGTTGCGCAACACCCAAATGCAAATTATCCAACGGGAAAAAATGCAAAGCCTGGGACAAATGGCGGCTGGCCTAGCCCATGAGATCAATAATGCCAATAACTTTGTCTATGCCAATATTCCCTATGCCCAAAACTATGTGGCGAACCTCACCCAGGCACTAGATGCCTACACCACGTCCTATGATGATGTGCCGCAAGTTGTGGCCAGGATTAACGAAGCTGTCGATCTTAACTATGTTTGCCGGGACTTTCCCAAAATCCTGAAATCAATGCAGGAGGGAAGCACCAGAATCAGAGAGATTGTCGGCACTTTCCGCACCTTTGCCAACTTGAATCGCGCTGAATTTTGCCAGGTTGAGCTTAATGCCAGTCTGGATAGTAGTCTGGCGATCCTGAATAGTCGATTATTGCCCGATATGGTGATTGTCAAGAAATATGGCAAATCCGCCCAGGTGGAAGGCTACCCCGCCCAACTAAATCAAGTGTTTTATAACCTGCTGGAAAATGCCTTTGATGCGATCGGCAGTTTTGGCTCAATCACGATCGAAACCAAAGCGGTGCAGGAAGACCCAACAGAAACTAATTCTGGGCTGAATGAGCATCTACGCGAGCATGTATTAATCAAAATCAAGGACTCTGGCGCTGGTGTACCGGCAGATCTCCGCGATCGCATCTTTGACCCATTTTTCACCACCAAACCAGTCGGTTCTGGTCGCGGACTGGGGCTCTCAATTTGCCATGACATTGTTGTAAATAGCCATTGTGGCGAGATTCACTACATCAGCGAACCAGGCAAGAAGGGCTTTTTCCAGGTCAAGCTGCCATGCCAGTTGCCAATCCAACCAGAAGATCCAGCAACACTAAGCGAAGACTAA
- a CDS encoding FkbM family methyltransferase — MRQPDQLAATNLQQLEAGTIDKNTFYDNLTFEIIKRVLRPKSICVDVGCNYGEILKVMIEAAPQGKFYAFEPLPDLYKWLTEHFEHHYPGQNIHIYDVGLSDQPGKKSFNYVIDDPALSGFTKRDYFGVAHQDQQITVKIARLDQIVSIAEKIDLIKIDVEGAELEVLRGSVNIIKRWQPVIVFEHGWGAANVYGTEPEDIYDLLCGDCGLGISTLENWLSNRNPMSRQDFHHQFHHGKNYFFIAHPARKFGLWY; from the coding sequence TTGAGACAGCCAGATCAGCTCGCCGCAACGAACCTACAACAACTAGAAGCCGGCACGATCGACAAGAACACCTTCTATGACAATCTTACTTTTGAAATCATTAAGCGGGTGCTACGGCCAAAGTCAATCTGCGTGGATGTGGGTTGCAACTATGGTGAGATCTTGAAGGTAATGATCGAGGCTGCACCACAGGGCAAGTTTTATGCATTTGAGCCCCTGCCTGATCTCTACAAATGGCTAACCGAACACTTTGAGCATCATTATCCAGGACAAAATATTCATATATATGATGTCGGATTAAGCGATCAACCGGGCAAAAAAAGCTTTAACTATGTGATCGATGATCCAGCGCTGAGTGGCTTTACTAAACGCGATTATTTTGGTGTTGCCCATCAAGATCAGCAAATCACGGTTAAAATAGCGCGACTTGATCAAATTGTGTCGATCGCAGAAAAAATTGACTTAATCAAGATCGACGTGGAAGGAGCCGAGCTAGAGGTTTTGCGGGGTAGTGTGAATATCATCAAGCGCTGGCAGCCGGTGATTGTGTTTGAGCATGGCTGGGGGGCGGCGAATGTCTATGGTACGGAACCAGAAGATATTTATGATTTGCTTTGTGGCGATTGCGGCCTGGGTATATCCACCCTGGAAAACTGGCTATCGAACCGTAATCCTATGTCCCGCCAGGATTTTCATCACCAATTTCACCACGGCAAAAATTATTTCTTCATTGCCCATCCAGCGCGTAAATTTGGCCTGTGGTATTGA
- a CDS encoding metal ABC transporter permease: MLLPSILFSKLIEPFSAPFMQRSLSVGVMVGLICAVVGTYLMVQRLALLGDAISHSVLPGMAIAYALEASIVIGAFIAGILSTIVINWIRARSDIKEDAAMGIVFSAFFALGIILITIIQKNEPIDLNHFLFGNILAVTFNDLRDTAIIAVAVIAVIILLYKELLFYSFDPLGAQANGLPINLLNLGLMVLIALTIVASLKIVGVVLVLALLIAPGATAYLLVPRFHQVMLLAAGFGVIASLSGIYVSYFTNIPSGPAIVLFAFGLFILALLFSPSQGVLTNPHTDSGSSPLWQEIKSLLPRR, from the coding sequence ATGTTATTGCCCAGTATATTATTCAGTAAATTAATCGAACCGTTCAGCGCCCCTTTTATGCAGCGATCGCTCAGTGTGGGCGTGATGGTAGGGCTAATTTGTGCCGTAGTTGGTACTTACCTGATGGTGCAACGCTTGGCTTTGCTGGGGGATGCGATCTCCCATTCGGTGCTACCAGGCATGGCGATCGCCTATGCCCTCGAGGCCAGTATTGTAATTGGCGCATTCATTGCCGGCATCCTCAGCACGATCGTGATCAACTGGATCAGGGCGCGATCGGACATCAAAGAAGACGCGGCGATGGGGATTGTATTCTCAGCCTTTTTTGCCCTGGGGATTATTTTGATCACTATAATCCAGAAAAACGAGCCGATCGATCTCAATCATTTTCTATTTGGCAATATCCTGGCGGTGACCTTTAATGACCTGCGCGATACGGCAATCATTGCGGTGGCGGTGATCGCGGTGATTATTTTGCTCTACAAGGAATTATTGTTTTATTCCTTTGACCCATTGGGGGCGCAGGCCAATGGCTTACCGATCAATTTACTTAACCTGGGTCTGATGGTATTGATCGCCCTGACGATCGTGGCCAGCCTCAAGATTGTGGGTGTAGTGCTGGTGTTAGCCTTGCTAATTGCCCCTGGAGCCACGGCCTATTTGCTGGTGCCACGCTTTCATCAGGTGATGCTTCTGGCGGCTGGATTTGGGGTGATCGCCAGTCTCAGTGGTATTTATGTGAGCTATTTCACGAATATTCCCTCTGGCCCGGCGATCGTGCTGTTTGCCTTTGGCTTGTTTATCTTGGCGCTACTGTTCAGCCCCAGCCAGGGTGTACTAACTAATCCGCATACCGATAGTGGTTCATCGCCTTTGTGGCAGGAAATTAAAAGCCTTTTGCCCAGAAGGTAG
- the glmS gene encoding glutamine--fructose-6-phosphate transaminase (isomerizing), which translates to MCGIVGYIGDRNANEILIAGLRKLEYRGYDSAGVATIAPGTNQLQRVRAKGKLNNLAQKLEQQDAHAKPASIGIGHTRWATHGKPEEHNAHPHINTIGSLAVVQNGIIENYHVLREELKGRGHRFVTETDTEVIPHLISEFLSQNTLLEAVRIAVSKLEGAFAIAVLCADFADELIVVRQQAPLVIGLGEHENFFASDTPALVAYTRKILALDNGEIARLTSSGVEIYNFEGDRQRRSPQTLNWNPVLVEKQGFRHYMLKEIHEQPGVVRAGLASFVNEADRINLKLPDRILDQIQNVQILACGTSWHAALVGKYLLEQLVHIPTSVQYASEYRYAPPPNLPNTLVIGVTQSGETADTLAALDLAKSRGDRCLGITNRPESSIGRIADSILDTQAGIEIGVAATKTFMAQLLMFYLLALDLADRHQTMPPDAIKDMVIGLRQLPAHMERILESQERYIEQLAHSFTHTRDFIYLGRGVNFPIALEGALKLKEISYIHAEGYPAGEMKHGPIALLDEDVPVVAIATPGKVYEKVLSNAQEAKARDAQLIGVAPLEDPVANETFDHLLPVPIVDEILSPMLTVIPLQLMAYQIAAHRGLDVDQPRNLAKSVTVE; encoded by the coding sequence ATGTGCGGCATAGTTGGATATATTGGCGATCGCAATGCAAACGAGATCCTGATCGCAGGACTCAGAAAACTGGAATATCGCGGTTATGATTCCGCTGGCGTAGCCACAATTGCACCGGGTACCAATCAACTGCAACGGGTCAGAGCCAAAGGGAAGCTAAACAACCTAGCCCAAAAGCTAGAACAACAGGATGCCCATGCAAAGCCTGCCTCGATCGGCATTGGCCATACCCGCTGGGCCACCCACGGCAAGCCAGAGGAACACAATGCCCATCCCCACATCAATACGATCGGCTCCCTGGCAGTGGTGCAAAATGGCATTATCGAGAATTACCATGTTTTGCGCGAAGAACTAAAAGGGCGCGGCCATAGGTTTGTGACTGAAACAGACACCGAAGTAATCCCCCATTTGATCTCGGAATTCTTATCCCAAAACACCCTCTTAGAGGCAGTCCGGATCGCGGTGAGCAAGCTAGAAGGAGCCTTTGCGATCGCTGTACTTTGTGCCGACTTCGCCGATGAATTAATTGTGGTGCGTCAGCAAGCGCCCCTGGTGATTGGTTTGGGTGAGCATGAAAATTTCTTTGCGTCCGATACTCCCGCGCTGGTGGCCTACACCCGGAAAATTTTGGCGCTAGATAATGGCGAGATCGCTCGATTGACCAGTAGCGGCGTAGAAATTTATAACTTTGAAGGCGATCGCCAGCGACGCAGTCCCCAGACCCTGAACTGGAATCCAGTGCTAGTAGAAAAGCAGGGCTTCCGGCATTATATGCTCAAGGAAATCCATGAACAGCCAGGGGTAGTGCGCGCAGGATTAGCCAGTTTTGTGAATGAGGCCGATCGAATTAACTTAAAACTGCCCGATCGGATCCTTGATCAGATTCAGAACGTGCAAATTTTGGCCTGTGGCACCAGTTGGCATGCTGCTTTGGTGGGTAAATATTTACTAGAACAATTGGTGCATATTCCCACCAGCGTGCAATATGCCTCCGAATATCGCTATGCACCGCCGCCAAACCTGCCAAATACGCTGGTGATTGGGGTGACTCAATCGGGCGAAACCGCTGACACGCTGGCTGCCTTGGATCTGGCTAAGTCCCGTGGCGATCGCTGTCTGGGAATTACCAATCGCCCCGAAAGTTCGATCGGGCGGATTGCCGATAGTATTCTCGATACCCAGGCTGGGATTGAAATTGGCGTGGCGGCAACTAAAACATTTATGGCGCAATTGTTAATGTTTTACCTGCTAGCGCTGGATCTGGCCGATCGTCACCAGACCATGCCACCGGATGCAATCAAAGATATGGTGATCGGGTTGCGCCAATTGCCTGCCCACATGGAGCGCATTCTGGAAAGCCAGGAGCGTTATATCGAGCAGCTTGCCCATAGTTTTACCCATACCAGGGATTTTATTTATCTGGGGCGGGGTGTGAATTTCCCGATCGCCCTGGAAGGTGCATTAAAACTCAAAGAAATCAGCTATATCCATGCGGAGGGTTATCCGGCGGGTGAGATGAAGCATGGCCCGATCGCTTTGCTGGATGAGGATGTCCCCGTAGTGGCGATCGCTACTCCCGGCAAGGTATATGAGAAGGTGCTTTCTAATGCCCAGGAAGCCAAGGCCAGGGATGCCCAACTAATTGGGGTCGCGCCCCTGGAAGATCCGGTGGCCAATGAAACCTTTGATCATCTCTTGCCCGTGCCGATCGTGGATGAAATTCTTTCGCCGATGCTCACGGTAATTCCGTTGCAGCTCATGGCCTATCAGATCGCCGCCCATCGCGGTTTGGACGTGGATCAGCCACGCAATCTGGCCAAATCGGTCACCGTGGAATAA
- a CDS encoding DUF2232 domain-containing protein, with protein sequence MPPIRRPAPALPMVESAFLASATALIFFINFYFPLGPLLRMFFPIPIALAYLRWDRRAAIMTMIVTFLLLTVLMGPTRSIQFLIPHGFIGLFLGALWRRRSPWLASIFTGTVLGTLGSIFQLYLVSLLLGENVWIYLTSQAAKFVGWIMGLLGSLDEPQLLIVQIVTAGGIVFSSLMYMILVHLVAWVLLERLGNPISPAPQWVENLLD encoded by the coding sequence ATGCCGCCGATTCGTCGCCCTGCGCCCGCCCTGCCAATGGTGGAGAGTGCTTTTCTGGCCAGTGCCACCGCCCTGATTTTTTTTATTAACTTTTATTTTCCGCTTGGCCCCCTGCTGCGGATGTTCTTTCCGATTCCGATCGCACTGGCCTATTTACGCTGGGATCGCAGAGCGGCAATCATGACTATGATCGTGACGTTTTTGCTCCTGACCGTATTAATGGGGCCAACCCGTAGTATTCAGTTTTTGATTCCCCACGGTTTCATTGGTTTATTTCTGGGGGCATTGTGGCGGCGGCGATCGCCCTGGCTGGCTTCAATTTTTACGGGCACCGTACTTGGCACCCTCGGTTCAATTTTTCAACTTTATCTGGTGTCGCTGTTGCTGGGTGAAAATGTGTGGATCTACCTAACCTCCCAGGCGGCAAAGTTTGTGGGCTGGATTATGGGATTATTGGGCTCCCTTGATGAACCGCAATTATTAATCGTGCAGATTGTAACCGCTGGCGGCATTGTATTTAGTAGCTTGATGTATATGATTCTGGTGCATCTGGTGGCATGGGTGTTGCTGGAGCGCTTAGGTAATCCGATCTCTCCGGCACCACAGTGGGTTGAAAATCTTCTTGATTAA
- a CDS encoding helix-turn-helix domain-containing protein, translating to MINAAQLNQAHSGNPINLSERELQVIELVASGLTNQEIAARLEISKRTVDNHISNILTKTHTDNRVALLRWALQWGKVCIDQVNCCTLNIPAAPEGLQSV from the coding sequence ATGATCAATGCAGCACAACTCAATCAAGCCCATTCAGGTAATCCAATTAACCTATCCGAACGCGAACTTCAAGTGATTGAGCTAGTTGCCTCCGGATTGACTAACCAGGAAATTGCTGCTCGCCTGGAAATTAGTAAACGCACGGTTGACAACCATATCAGCAATATTTTGACTAAGACTCATACAGATAACCGTGTGGCGCTGTTGCGATGGGCATTGCAATGGGGCAAAGTATGTATTGATCAGGTCAATTGCTGCACCTTGAATATTCCTGCTGCACCAGAAGGATTACAGAGTGTTTAA
- the hisS gene encoding histidine--tRNA ligase: protein MSKKFQAPRGTRDIWAPEVTYWQKFETTARQILGRAVYREIRTPAFEFTELFARGIGEATDIVGKEMYSFTDKKGRSLTLRPEGTAGVVRAYIENRLFAQGNIQRLWYIGSMFRYENPQAGRQRQFHQLGVEVLGSDDPRADVEVIAIAADLLRELGLSDLVVDLNSVGNSEDRQNYRDALVEYFTPFINELDQDSRDRLDRNPLRILDSKVPRTQEIATEAPSILDYLGAASQKHFDSVQTLLNDLGIAYKINPRLVRGLDYYTHTAFEIQSADLGAQSAVCGGGRYDRLVAELGGPDTPAVGWALGIERLTILLQQIATSGTNNLNAIDFYLVSRGDQAEPEAVKIAQKLRHAGFSVEIDLSGSKFDKQMKRANNSGAIAALLLGDREVNDNQIQLKWLASGEQEATSLSSLLAEPEQLRSQLKRAKQQGSD, encoded by the coding sequence ATGAGTAAAAAATTTCAAGCTCCTAGGGGTACCCGTGATATTTGGGCACCGGAGGTTACCTATTGGCAAAAGTTTGAGACCACAGCGCGACAAATTCTGGGTCGAGCAGTTTATCGAGAAATTCGCACGCCAGCATTTGAGTTCACGGAGCTATTTGCCCGTGGGATTGGTGAGGCGACCGATATTGTCGGTAAGGAGATGTATAGCTTTACTGACAAAAAAGGGCGATCGCTGACGCTGCGGCCAGAGGGTACGGCTGGAGTAGTGCGGGCATATATTGAAAATCGGTTGTTTGCCCAGGGTAATATCCAGCGGCTGTGGTATATCGGCTCTATGTTCCGGTATGAGAACCCCCAGGCGGGGCGGCAACGCCAATTTCACCAGCTAGGGGTTGAGGTGTTGGGGAGTGATGACCCGCGTGCTGATGTGGAAGTGATTGCGATCGCTGCTGACCTGTTGCGAGAACTGGGCTTAAGCGATCTAGTAGTGGACTTAAATTCCGTGGGTAACAGCGAAGATCGCCAGAATTACCGGGATGCCCTGGTGGAATATTTCACGCCCTTCATTAACGAGCTAGATCAAGATTCGCGCGATCGCCTCGATCGTAATCCCTTACGGATTCTAGATAGTAAAGTACCGCGTACCCAGGAGATCGCCACCGAAGCGCCGAGCATTTTAGATTATCTTGGCGCTGCCTCCCAGAAACATTTTGACAGCGTCCAGACATTGCTGAATGATCTGGGCATTGCCTACAAAATCAACCCTCGTTTGGTGCGGGGGCTGGATTACTATACCCATACTGCCTTTGAGATTCAGTCGGCTGATCTGGGGGCACAATCGGCGGTTTGTGGTGGTGGTCGCTACGATCGCCTGGTGGCTGAATTGGGCGGCCCTGATACCCCGGCGGTTGGCTGGGCATTGGGGATTGAACGCCTGACGATTTTGTTGCAGCAGATCGCCACATCTGGAACCAATAACCTGAATGCGATCGATTTTTATCTGGTATCGCGGGGTGATCAGGCCGAACCGGAGGCGGTCAAAATTGCCCAGAAGTTGCGCCATGCTGGATTTAGCGTCGAGATTGATCTCAGTGGCTCCAAGTTTGATAAGCAAATGAAGCGGGCTAATAATAGCGGTGCGATCGCGGCTTTGCTCCTGGGCGATCGAGAGGTGAATGATAACCAAATTCAACTGAAGTGGTTGGCATCGGGTGAGCAAGAAGCAACTAGCTTGTCAAGTCTGTTGGCTGAGCCAGAACAACTGCGATCGCAATTGAAACGTGCTAAACAACAAGGCTCTGATTAG
- a CDS encoding sulfite exporter TauE/SafE family protein, whose translation MLDLTYAYMFPVAIAISTVAMASGVEGGTFFAPIFLLAIGLPPDIAIGAALITETFGFTSGLVAYARQGAIDYRLGGSLLLFTIPAAIFGSWLVQWINPIALSVIFGLVLLAIAVSLIVSSQADANEGDSSVVNSFGVNSLTTNQSEALLEDSLTQDESTAPSSRANYLGGAIAVAGGALLGMIATGLGELNGFYLLKIKRVPGTTAVATNVFVVAITAMTASIGQFSYFLHQGGTALETLVSVVTFTVPGVIIGGQIGAFVAKQISQHALEKFLAVVFALVAAILLRNALPSVTDSLVSML comes from the coding sequence ATGCTTGATTTAACCTACGCCTACATGTTTCCTGTGGCGATCGCCATCTCAACCGTAGCGATGGCCTCTGGGGTGGAGGGCGGTACTTTTTTTGCACCAATTTTTTTATTAGCGATCGGCTTGCCCCCCGACATTGCGATCGGGGCGGCTTTGATTACGGAAACCTTTGGGTTTACCAGTGGCTTGGTTGCCTATGCCCGCCAGGGAGCGATCGATTATCGGCTGGGCGGCTCGCTGTTGTTATTTACAATTCCGGCAGCAATTTTTGGCTCCTGGCTGGTGCAATGGATCAACCCGATCGCCCTGAGTGTGATTTTTGGATTGGTATTGTTGGCGATCGCAGTAAGTTTAATTGTTTCTAGTCAAGCCGATGCGAATGAAGGTGATTCATCGGTAGTTAATAGCTTTGGGGTGAACTCCTTGACCACAAATCAATCTGAAGCTCTGCTTGAAGATTCTTTAACTCAAGATGAATCTACTGCACCCAGTTCCAGGGCAAATTATCTGGGTGGGGCGATCGCGGTGGCGGGTGGTGCTTTGCTGGGCATGATCGCTACTGGTCTGGGCGAATTGAATGGATTTTATTTGCTTAAAATCAAGCGTGTTCCTGGGACTACGGCAGTAGCAACCAATGTGTTTGTGGTGGCGATCACGGCGATGACCGCTTCGATCGGCCAGTTTAGTTATTTCCTGCATCAGGGCGGCACTGCCCTGGAAACTCTGGTGAGTGTGGTTACCTTCACGGTGCCTGGGGTAATTATTGGTGGCCAGATTGGTGCGTTTGTGGCGAAGCAAATTTCTCAACATGCCCTGGAAAAATTCCTGGCGGTAGTGTTTGCATTGGTGGCAGCGATCTTGCTGCGGAATGCTTTGCCTTCGGTAACCGACAGCCTGGTCAGTATGCTTTGA
- a CDS encoding LOG family protein, protein MTASNPLNDSLDQSIDQSIASSQINCAESEAALCQQLYHLIDQLPEIENGGLIRQALSTLAQISSTDADRLDWKLIVGSLTDIQRAIAVFHPHRHRRKVSMFGSSRTKPGQLEYQQALKFAKKMTQLGFEVITGAGGGIMAAGNEGAGEQGSFGLNIDLPFEQDSNPYVQESSKLVEFKYFFTRKLFFVSEADAIALFPGGFGTQDELFECLTLTQTGKSTPKQIVLIDKPGGNYWQEWDEYMREHILDRQLISPEDRSLYTITDNIDRACELITNFYQVYHSSRWVGDLFVIRLNQEISDTHLASLNRSFKDIVRKGDISRCGALKAEKDEPEIANLPRLIFYFDRHSYGRLHELIEAINQVD, encoded by the coding sequence ATGACCGCCTCAAATCCGCTGAATGATTCTTTAGACCAATCGATAGATCAGTCGATCGCCAGTTCACAAATAAATTGCGCCGAGTCAGAAGCTGCCCTTTGCCAGCAGTTGTATCACCTCATCGATCAACTACCAGAGATAGAAAATGGCGGTTTAATTCGCCAAGCCCTATCAACCCTGGCGCAAATCAGCAGCACCGATGCCGATCGACTGGATTGGAAGCTAATTGTGGGCTCGCTTACTGACATTCAAAGGGCGATCGCAGTTTTCCATCCCCATCGCCACCGCCGCAAGGTAAGTATGTTTGGATCATCGCGTACCAAACCAGGGCAACTGGAATATCAACAAGCCCTGAAATTTGCAAAAAAAATGACCCAGTTGGGTTTTGAGGTGATCACTGGTGCCGGTGGTGGGATTATGGCGGCGGGGAATGAAGGGGCAGGTGAGCAAGGCTCCTTTGGCTTAAATATCGATTTACCCTTTGAGCAGGACTCTAACCCCTATGTCCAAGAAAGTTCTAAGCTGGTGGAGTTTAAATATTTCTTTACGCGCAAGTTGTTTTTTGTGAGCGAAGCCGATGCGATCGCCCTATTCCCTGGCGGTTTTGGTACTCAAGATGAGCTATTTGAATGTTTAACCCTAACCCAAACAGGCAAATCCACCCCTAAACAAATTGTGTTGATCGACAAACCTGGCGGTAACTACTGGCAAGAATGGGATGAATATATGCGTGAGCATATTCTCGATCGCCAATTAATCTCGCCGGAGGATCGTAGTTTATATACAATTACTGATAATATCGATCGCGCCTGTGAGCTGATTACCAATTTTTATCAGGTCTATCATTCCAGCCGTTGGGTGGGCGATCTATTTGTAATTCGGCTCAATCAGGAAATTAGCGATACTCATCTAGCAAGCCTGAATCGATCGTTTAAAGATATTGTGCGCAAAGGTGATATTAGCCGCTGCGGGGCGCTGAAGGCAGAAAAGGATGAACCGGAAATCGCCAACCTACCGCGCTTGATTTTTTACTTCGATCGCCACAGCTATGGTCGTCTGCATGAGCTAATCGAGGCGATCAATCAGGTTGATTGA